In Nocardia asteroides, a single genomic region encodes these proteins:
- a CDS encoding AI-2E family transporter, which produces MSPDGAAGWSIPRGLIVLLAGAGAVVVVVGMRAFAGVLGPVFLALMLTVAVQPVQGWVRSRGGPGWLGLLAALGAVVVVLVALVAALLFSAAQLASELPRYADELTALLDTAREQLANAGISQDRIHAALSEIDVGTVVATLDGVLGGLLGVLTNLVFVLALLMFMAFDGMSIGSRMAVVTRMRPDIAAAFATFVHGTRSYLVVSTVFGFVVAVFDGTALWLLGVPLPVLWALVSFVTNYIPNIGFVIGVIPPAALALLEGGPSLMLWVLVVYSVINFVIQSIIQPKFVGDAVGLSVTVTFLSLVFWGWVLGALGALLAVPLTLLAKALLLDIDPSTRWVDVLIGSSGRAADSPETDEAPGPAAAGG; this is translated from the coding sequence GTGTCCCCGGACGGGGCGGCGGGGTGGTCGATCCCGCGCGGGCTGATCGTCCTGCTCGCCGGCGCGGGCGCCGTCGTCGTCGTGGTCGGCATGCGGGCCTTCGCCGGCGTGCTCGGCCCGGTCTTCCTCGCGCTCATGCTCACCGTCGCGGTGCAGCCGGTGCAGGGCTGGGTGCGCAGCCGCGGCGGCCCCGGCTGGCTCGGGCTGCTCGCCGCGCTCGGCGCCGTCGTCGTCGTGCTGGTCGCGCTGGTCGCCGCGCTGCTCTTCTCGGCGGCGCAGCTCGCCTCCGAGCTGCCGCGCTACGCCGACGAGCTGACCGCCCTGCTCGACACCGCGCGCGAGCAGCTGGCGAACGCGGGCATCTCGCAGGACCGGATCCACGCCGCGCTCAGCGAGATCGATGTCGGCACCGTCGTCGCCACGCTGGACGGCGTGCTCGGCGGGCTGCTCGGCGTGCTCACGAACCTGGTGTTCGTGCTCGCGCTGCTGATGTTCATGGCCTTCGACGGCATGAGCATCGGCTCGCGCATGGCGGTGGTCACCCGGATGCGCCCCGACATCGCCGCCGCCTTCGCCACCTTCGTGCACGGCACCCGCTCCTACCTGGTGGTCTCGACCGTCTTCGGCTTCGTGGTCGCGGTCTTCGACGGCACGGCGCTGTGGCTGCTCGGGGTGCCGCTTCCGGTGCTCTGGGCGCTGGTCTCCTTCGTCACCAACTACATCCCGAACATCGGCTTCGTCATCGGCGTGATCCCGCCCGCCGCGCTGGCGCTGCTGGAGGGCGGCCCCTCCCTCATGCTCTGGGTGCTCGTCGTCTACTCGGTGATCAACTTCGTGATCCAGTCGATCATCCAGCCCAAGTTCGTCGGCGACGCGGTGGGGCTGAGCGTCACCGTCACCTTCCTCTCGCTGGTGTTCTGGGGGTGGGTGCTCGGCGCGCTCGGCGCGCTGCTCGCGGTGCCGCTCACCCTGCTCGCCAAGGCGCTGCTGCTCGACATCGATCCCTCCACCCGCTGGGTGGACGTGCTCATCGGCAGCAGCGGCCGCGCGGCGGATTCACCCGAAACGGATGAGGCGCCCGGCCCGGCCGCGGCGGGAGGGTGA
- a CDS encoding protein kinase domain-containing protein produces MAHGTRTGTRFGPYELRSVLGRGGMGEVYEAFDTVKNRTVAVKLLTEELARDPVYQVRFRRESQAAARLADPHVVPIHDWGVIDGTLFLDMRLIAGVDLRAVLARDGVLAPERAVGVVEQIAAALDAAHTAGLVHRDVKPSDILLTATDFAYLTDFGIADTEGDAAVTMVGVGLDSYAYTAPERFDSGPVTAAVDTYALTCVLYECLTGVPPYPASSLNVLIRAHLTEPPPRPSLRRAGVPAGLDEVIARGLAKRPGERYAGALDLARAARAAVGGAAGSVRPAAAAPQSWFETGAAEAPPEPAAAPGFAAAPEFSAAPQPAAAPQHAAAPEFAAFGEPEPEPTALRGNGTVNPFATPAAGLGAGGPAAAGAPGFGSAAVSAQSPGTPFGGAGAPDDAAPTPAALRGPGTGPAPAQPHLSSTGGHPITPPGPRPYPGGPGRPPTGGHPIQPQPTPPDAAADPAAPRPVPAGTPVPNPATGATLVVRVPDHLLPESERKADATGEHKVVRPSGATEVRLGEVQFSLPPEPEPAPEPPPGSGQMRAFPDAHLYAGGQQYLPPESYQPPDATANETTQYIPPVTGAAPETRRYPAEPPRQAAETSRYAAESPRQAAETSRYAAEPPLGQPGPLAAETTRYAAEPPQPAAETTRYIPEQAYSAVEPAVDPAGYDRDNPRTEYLGPAGYPEPGYDDGYADRDGYPEQGYGEQGYPEQGYGDPNYGDPNYDDDRYGSYDPYGPQDPDGYADDGYYEEEPKPRSRARAALGPVLATVVVLLAIAVVGTIGWQRFAGGDSAVPSAAGPNATAVAPTAGLTGAAAPTGPATTTRPDPTTTTAPTSSTTTGSSTTSASRTSTTSATTSAGAVSLPAGASPCEQGSASTPYSRTATGSGATSCGFAEAVQEAYSAAGGTPQSVEAISPVTGRRYTMTCTPDGKVVTCTGGDNAVVYVY; encoded by the coding sequence GTGGCACACGGAACACGGACGGGCACCCGCTTCGGGCCGTACGAACTGCGGTCGGTGCTCGGCCGCGGCGGTATGGGCGAGGTGTACGAGGCCTTCGACACCGTCAAGAACCGCACGGTCGCGGTCAAGCTGCTCACCGAGGAGCTCGCGCGCGACCCGGTCTACCAGGTCCGCTTCCGCCGGGAGTCGCAGGCGGCGGCGCGGCTCGCCGACCCGCACGTCGTCCCGATCCACGACTGGGGCGTCATCGACGGGACGCTCTTCCTCGACATGCGGCTGATCGCCGGGGTCGACCTGCGCGCCGTGCTGGCCCGCGACGGCGTGCTGGCGCCGGAGCGCGCGGTCGGCGTCGTCGAGCAGATCGCCGCCGCGCTGGACGCCGCGCACACCGCGGGGCTGGTGCACCGGGACGTCAAGCCCTCCGACATCCTGCTCACCGCCACCGACTTCGCCTACCTCACCGACTTCGGCATCGCCGACACCGAGGGCGACGCCGCCGTCACCATGGTCGGGGTCGGGCTGGATTCCTACGCCTACACCGCGCCGGAGCGCTTCGACTCCGGGCCGGTCACCGCCGCCGTCGACACCTACGCGCTGACCTGCGTGCTGTACGAGTGCCTGACCGGGGTGCCGCCGTACCCGGCGAGCTCACTGAACGTGCTCATCCGCGCGCACCTCACCGAGCCCCCGCCGCGGCCGAGCCTGCGGCGCGCCGGTGTGCCCGCCGGGCTGGACGAGGTCATCGCGCGCGGGCTGGCCAAGCGGCCGGGGGAGCGGTACGCGGGCGCGCTCGACCTGGCCCGCGCCGCACGCGCCGCCGTCGGCGGCGCCGCCGGATCGGTGCGCCCGGCCGCCGCGGCCCCGCAGTCCTGGTTCGAGACCGGCGCCGCCGAAGCGCCGCCCGAGCCCGCCGCCGCACCGGGGTTCGCCGCCGCACCGGAGTTCTCCGCCGCACCGCAGCCCGCCGCTGCACCGCAGCACGCCGCCGCACCGGAGTTCGCCGCCTTCGGCGAGCCGGAGCCCGAGCCAACCGCGCTCCGTGGCAACGGCACCGTGAACCCGTTCGCCACGCCCGCCGCCGGCCTCGGCGCCGGCGGGCCCGCCGCTGCCGGAGCACCCGGCTTCGGCTCCGCCGCGGTCTCCGCGCAGTCTCCCGGCACCCCCTTCGGCGGCGCCGGCGCCCCGGACGACGCCGCACCGACCCCCGCCGCGCTCCGCGGCCCCGGCACCGGCCCCGCGCCGGCTCAGCCGCACCTTTCGAGTACCGGAGGACATCCGATCACCCCGCCCGGCCCACGCCCCTACCCCGGTGGCCCCGGCCGCCCGCCGACCGGCGGCCACCCCATCCAGCCGCAGCCGACCCCACCGGACGCCGCCGCGGACCCGGCCGCGCCCAGGCCCGTTCCGGCGGGCACCCCCGTGCCGAACCCGGCCACCGGCGCCACGCTCGTGGTCCGGGTGCCCGACCACCTGCTCCCGGAATCCGAGCGCAAGGCCGACGCCACCGGCGAGCACAAGGTGGTGCGGCCGAGCGGCGCCACCGAGGTGCGCCTCGGCGAGGTGCAGTTCTCGCTCCCGCCGGAGCCGGAGCCCGCGCCGGAGCCCCCGCCGGGCAGCGGCCAGATGCGCGCCTTCCCGGACGCGCACCTGTACGCGGGCGGCCAGCAGTACCTGCCGCCGGAGAGCTACCAGCCCCCGGACGCGACGGCGAACGAGACCACCCAGTACATCCCGCCGGTCACCGGCGCCGCCCCGGAGACCCGCCGCTACCCCGCCGAGCCGCCACGGCAGGCCGCCGAGACGAGCCGCTACGCCGCCGAGTCGCCACGGCAGGCCGCAGAGACGAGCCGCTACGCCGCTGAGCCGCCGCTCGGGCAGCCCGGACCGCTGGCCGCAGAGACGACGCGCTACGCCGCTGAGCCGCCCCAACCGGCGGCCGAGACCACCCGCTACATCCCGGAGCAGGCGTACTCCGCGGTGGAGCCGGCCGTCGACCCGGCCGGCTACGACCGCGACAACCCGCGGACCGAGTACCTCGGCCCCGCCGGGTACCCCGAGCCCGGCTACGACGACGGCTACGCCGACCGCGACGGCTACCCCGAGCAGGGCTACGGCGAGCAGGGCTACCCCGAGCAGGGGTACGGCGACCCGAACTACGGCGACCCGAACTACGACGACGACCGCTACGGCTCCTACGACCCGTACGGCCCGCAGGACCCCGACGGCTACGCCGACGACGGGTACTACGAGGAGGAGCCGAAGCCGAGGTCGCGCGCCCGCGCGGCGCTCGGGCCGGTGCTCGCCACCGTCGTCGTGCTGCTCGCGATCGCGGTCGTCGGCACCATCGGCTGGCAGCGCTTCGCCGGCGGCGACAGCGCGGTTCCGTCGGCGGCGGGCCCGAACGCCACCGCCGTCGCCCCGACCGCCGGGCTCACCGGCGCCGCCGCCCCCACCGGCCCGGCCACCACCACCAGGCCGGACCCGACCACCACCACCGCACCGACGAGCAGCACGACGACCGGGAGCAGCACCACCTCGGCCTCGCGCACCTCGACCACCTCCGCGACCACCAGCGCGGGCGCGGTCAGCCTGCCCGCGGGCGCCTCGCCGTGCGAGCAGGGCTCGGCGAGCACGCCGTACTCCCGGACCGCGACCGGGAGCGGCGCCACCAGCTGCGGCTTCGCCGAGGCGGTGCAGGAGGCGTACAGCGCGGCGGGCGGCACCCCGCAGTCGGTGGAGGCGATCAGCCCGGTCACCGGCCGCCGCTACACGATGACCTGCACCCCGGATGGCAAGGTGGTCACCTGCACCGGCGGCGACAACGCCGTGGTCTACGTGTACTGA
- a CDS encoding response regulator, giving the protein MTAAGPDDPVTVLVVDDQELVRGGLRRILRRRDGFAIAECADGDEVPAAIAAARPDVVLMDLRMKRVGGIDATRALRHDPAAPPVLVLTTFDDDELLSGALRAGAAGFLLKDSPAEDLIRAVRTVAAGGSWLDPSVTDRVLAGYRRVRPAVDRDAGRLAELTAREYEVLQLIGRGLANGEIARALGIGQVTVKSHVGHIFGKLALRDRAAAIVFAFDHGVVSPGESTG; this is encoded by the coding sequence ATGACGGCGGCCGGGCCGGACGATCCGGTCACCGTGCTCGTCGTCGACGACCAGGAGCTGGTCCGCGGCGGGCTGCGCCGCATCCTGCGCCGCAGGGACGGCTTCGCGATCGCCGAGTGCGCCGACGGCGACGAGGTGCCCGCCGCGATCGCCGCCGCCCGCCCGGACGTGGTGCTCATGGACCTGCGGATGAAGCGGGTCGGCGGCATCGACGCCACCCGCGCGCTGCGGCACGACCCCGCCGCGCCGCCGGTGCTCGTGCTCACCACCTTCGATGACGACGAGCTGCTCTCCGGCGCGCTGCGCGCGGGCGCGGCCGGGTTCCTGCTCAAGGACTCGCCCGCCGAGGACCTGATCCGGGCGGTGCGCACGGTCGCCGCCGGCGGCTCCTGGCTGGATCCGTCGGTCACCGACCGGGTGCTCGCCGGGTACCGGCGGGTCCGGCCCGCGGTGGACCGCGACGCCGGGCGGCTGGCCGAGCTCACCGCCCGCGAGTACGAGGTGCTCCAGCTGATCGGCCGCGGCCTGGCCAACGGCGAGATCGCGCGGGCGCTCGGGATCGGCCAGGTCACGGTGAAAAGTCATGTGGGACACATCTTCGGCAAGCTCGCCCTGCGCGACCGCGCGGCCGCTATCGTCTTCGCGTTTGACCACGGGGTGGTTTCCCCAGGAGAATCCACAGGTTGA
- a CDS encoding sensor histidine kinase, whose protein sequence is MGVPEPVRRSAAVRDRLPALRDRTVAAIRARLDNPPVDYPPSVILLADAAMLSIAIAAGFQRHAYLPTMLPVIAVGLLLGALALFTFTAVEPNPATLGLPALAATAALLVQPVDGDFAPFILVVAVGEIAAVTPKRVSVPSALVALALLIGFDLAGHLGWAGIGTGLAGLPMYCVGVLLGWMCGEMLRNQRRFLYQERAYQAIRSAQAADEERRRIAREVHDVIAHSLSITLLHLTAARRALQTDEDVTEATEALVDAERLGRQAMADIRRTVGLLDTRPASPAPEPGVGEIADLVGDFVRAGLDLSFRTEGDPDAVSAAAGLGLYRIGQESLANVAKHAPGASGAVRLAVGAGHVTLTVRNSLPSGRAGDPAGMGVTGMRRRAELLGGELSAGARDGYWTVRARVPLAEARSGGCCPVRGALDSGIADRERR, encoded by the coding sequence ATGGGAGTGCCCGAGCCGGTGCGGCGGAGTGCCGCGGTGCGCGACCGGCTGCCCGCGCTGCGCGACCGCACGGTCGCCGCGATCCGGGCCAGGCTGGACAACCCGCCGGTCGACTACCCGCCCTCGGTGATCCTGCTCGCCGACGCGGCCATGCTCTCCATCGCGATCGCCGCCGGATTCCAGCGGCACGCCTACCTGCCGACGATGCTCCCGGTGATCGCCGTCGGGTTGCTGCTCGGCGCGCTCGCGCTGTTCACCTTCACCGCCGTCGAGCCGAACCCGGCCACGCTCGGGCTGCCCGCGCTGGCCGCCACCGCGGCGCTGCTCGTGCAGCCGGTCGACGGCGATTTCGCGCCGTTCATCCTGGTGGTCGCGGTGGGCGAGATCGCCGCCGTCACCCCGAAGCGGGTGAGCGTGCCGAGCGCGCTGGTGGCGCTGGCGCTGCTGATCGGCTTCGACCTGGCCGGGCACCTGGGCTGGGCCGGGATCGGCACCGGGCTGGCCGGGCTGCCGATGTACTGCGTCGGCGTCCTGCTCGGCTGGATGTGCGGCGAGATGCTGCGCAACCAGCGCCGCTTCCTCTACCAGGAGCGGGCCTACCAGGCCATTCGCAGTGCGCAGGCGGCGGATGAGGAGCGCCGCCGGATCGCCCGCGAGGTGCACGACGTGATCGCGCACTCGCTGAGCATCACCCTGCTGCATCTGACCGCCGCCCGCCGCGCGCTGCAGACCGACGAGGACGTCACCGAGGCGACCGAGGCGCTGGTCGACGCCGAGCGCCTCGGCAGACAGGCGATGGCCGACATCCGGCGCACCGTCGGGCTGCTCGACACCCGCCCCGCCTCCCCGGCGCCGGAGCCCGGCGTCGGGGAGATCGCGGACCTGGTCGGCGATTTCGTCCGGGCCGGGCTCGACCTGAGCTTCCGCACCGAGGGCGACCCGGACGCCGTCTCCGCGGCGGCCGGGCTCGGGCTCTACCGGATCGGGCAGGAATCGCTCGCCAACGTCGCCAAGCACGCGCCCGGCGCCAGCGGCGCGGTGCGGCTCGCGGTCGGCGCCGGGCACGTCACGCTCACCGTGCGCAACTCGCTGCCGTCCGGCCGGGCGGGCGACCCCGCGGGCATGGGCGTCACCGGCATGCGCAGGCGCGCGGAGCTGCTCGGCGGCGAGCTCAGCGCGGGCGCGCGGGACGGGTACTGGACGGTCAGGGCCAGGGTGCCGCTGGCCGAGGCGCGCTCCGGCGGCTGCTGCCCGGTGCGCGGCGCCCTGGACAGCGGTATCGCCGACCGGGAGCGGCGATGA
- a CDS encoding ABC transporter ATP-binding protein: MTQPAMLELSGVGRHYRVGDQVVRALDGIDLQLRSGEFTAIVGPSGSGKSTLLHLLGALDRPDTGSIRFRGTEIGALDEEKQAEFRRSQVGFVFQFFNLLPTLTAWENVAIPKLLDGTGLRRAKPRALELLDRVGLADRAEHRPAELSGGQMQRVAVARALVMEPPLILADEPTGNLDSRTGAAILELLGEIAGNGNAVVMVTHDRSAVAACDRAITLRDGRIGSDERAGAITA, encoded by the coding sequence ATGACGCAACCGGCCATGCTGGAGTTGAGCGGAGTCGGCAGGCACTACCGGGTCGGTGATCAGGTGGTGCGTGCCCTGGACGGTATCGACCTACAGCTGCGGAGCGGTGAATTCACCGCGATCGTCGGGCCGTCGGGTTCCGGCAAGAGCACGCTGCTGCACCTGCTCGGCGCGCTGGACCGCCCCGATACCGGATCGATCAGGTTCCGGGGCACCGAGATCGGCGCGCTGGACGAGGAGAAACAGGCCGAGTTCCGGCGCAGCCAGGTGGGTTTCGTCTTCCAGTTCTTCAACCTGCTGCCCACGCTGACCGCCTGGGAGAACGTCGCCATCCCGAAGCTGCTGGACGGCACCGGGTTACGCCGGGCCAAGCCCCGCGCGCTGGAGCTGCTGGACCGGGTCGGGCTGGCGGACCGCGCCGAGCACCGGCCCGCCGAGCTCTCCGGCGGGCAGATGCAGCGGGTCGCGGTGGCGCGGGCGCTGGTCATGGAGCCGCCGCTGATCCTCGCCGACGAGCCGACCGGCAACCTCGACTCCCGCACCGGTGCCGCCATCCTGGAGCTGCTCGGCGAGATCGCCGGGAACGGGAACGCCGTCGTCATGGTGACCCACGACCGGAGCGCGGTGGCCGCGTGTGACCGCGCGATCACGTTGCGCGACGGGCGGATCGGGTCCGACGAGCGAGCCGGGGCGATCACGGCATGA
- a CDS encoding ABC transporter permease, whose amino-acid sequence MSAGWDRLRLFNLGELLAHRGRTALSLIVMAVSAALLVAVLSISGSVTGSVDALTRSLAGAAELEVTGVTDAGFEQSLLPAIAATPGVAHAVPMLRTQVGTGANRQLLIGADASIGALDSALTAPMAGQAGKLLTVPRGVLVGAATGHAEGDTFPLGLGEVTVAGVLDDDTSAKLNGGHLVVAPLPLAQLVTDRPGRLDSIQVVLAPGADPAAVRTALTAAVGGRAVVADPGLRTVQASGAIQIVRYSTLMSSAAALIVSAFLIYNAMSMAVAQRRPTLSLLRAMGAARGPMVRDLLAEAAVIGLIGGALGAVLGTLIGRGAIDALPAAILESVEARTEYLVPWYAIPLAVAACVIAAVVAAAVAARQVYRVAPVEALVPLDAGTTEADSRGLRIAAGALGAALVAVAIVVATTDLGRYSLAAVSLSFTASVLLAFAATRPIVRATAAVAGLFGAPGTLGATTLERAPRRVWATAMTVLIGVAATVAVGGAGTNMVDSATTTFDQLAENDFYVSPASLEQFPTGPLLPPTVRDEVARLPGVAGVRPAQMAFATLGTGRIMLQGYAATDPGSPNWRAVRPDVLPGLATGDGVVISRDIARTLGVGEGDRISLPTPSGTRTVTVLEVIPYFSAISGVVMLDLDHMRDWYQRPGETILAVDLAPGADPAAVRAELQRAIPPELYVTSGDDSVEAISSSMRQGSALSTMILWIVVLVSTVALLNTLMLSVLERRRELGVLRAIGTGRRFLLRSVLAEAAGIGLVGAVLGLAVGAAVQYLATLAMGHAMTIDIVYRPGAITVLYGAIALGLAMLGAIPPALRAARMPVVEALAVD is encoded by the coding sequence ATGAGCGCCGGGTGGGATCGGCTGCGGTTGTTCAATCTGGGGGAGCTGCTCGCGCATCGCGGGCGGACCGCGCTCTCCCTGATCGTCATGGCGGTGTCGGCGGCGCTGCTGGTAGCGGTGCTGAGCATCTCCGGCTCGGTCACCGGATCGGTCGACGCGCTCACCAGGAGCCTGGCCGGCGCCGCCGAACTGGAGGTCACCGGCGTGACCGACGCCGGTTTCGAGCAGTCGCTGCTGCCCGCCATCGCCGCGACGCCCGGGGTGGCGCACGCCGTCCCGATGCTGCGCACCCAGGTCGGCACCGGCGCGAACCGGCAGCTGCTGATCGGCGCGGACGCGAGCATCGGCGCGCTGGACAGCGCGCTCACCGCGCCGATGGCGGGCCAGGCGGGCAAACTGCTCACGGTGCCGCGCGGCGTCCTGGTCGGCGCCGCCACCGGGCACGCCGAGGGCGACACCTTCCCGCTCGGCCTCGGCGAGGTCACCGTCGCGGGCGTCCTCGACGACGACACCTCCGCCAAGCTCAACGGCGGCCACCTGGTCGTCGCCCCGCTCCCGCTGGCACAGCTGGTCACCGACCGGCCGGGCAGGCTCGACTCGATCCAGGTGGTGCTCGCCCCCGGCGCCGACCCGGCAGCGGTGCGCACGGCGCTCACCGCCGCGGTCGGCGGCCGCGCGGTGGTCGCCGATCCGGGGCTGCGCACCGTGCAGGCCAGCGGCGCCATCCAGATCGTGCGCTACTCCACGCTCATGTCATCGGCGGCGGCGCTCATCGTCTCCGCCTTCCTCATCTACAACGCCATGAGCATGGCGGTGGCGCAGCGCAGGCCCACGCTCTCGCTGCTGCGCGCCATGGGCGCGGCGCGCGGCCCGATGGTCCGCGACCTGCTCGCCGAGGCGGCGGTGATCGGCCTGATCGGCGGCGCGCTCGGTGCCGTGCTCGGAACCCTGATCGGGCGCGGCGCGATCGACGCGCTGCCCGCCGCCATCCTGGAGTCGGTCGAGGCGCGCACCGAGTACCTGGTGCCCTGGTACGCGATACCGCTCGCCGTCGCGGCCTGCGTCATCGCCGCGGTGGTCGCGGCGGCGGTGGCGGCGCGGCAGGTCTACCGGGTGGCCCCGGTGGAGGCGCTGGTGCCGCTCGACGCCGGGACCACCGAGGCGGATTCGCGGGGGCTGCGGATCGCGGCGGGGGCGCTCGGCGCCGCGCTGGTCGCGGTCGCGATCGTGGTCGCCACCACCGACCTCGGGCGGTACTCGCTGGCGGCGGTCTCGCTCTCGTTCACCGCCTCGGTGCTGCTCGCCTTCGCCGCGACCCGGCCGATCGTCCGGGCCACCGCGGCGGTCGCCGGGCTCTTCGGCGCGCCGGGCACGCTCGGCGCGACCACGCTGGAGCGGGCGCCGCGCCGGGTCTGGGCCACCGCCATGACGGTGCTGATCGGCGTCGCGGCCACGGTCGCGGTCGGCGGCGCGGGCACCAATATGGTCGACTCCGCGACGACGACCTTCGACCAGCTCGCGGAGAACGACTTCTACGTCAGTCCGGCCTCACTGGAGCAGTTCCCCACCGGCCCGCTGCTGCCGCCAACGGTGCGCGACGAGGTGGCACGGCTGCCCGGCGTGGCGGGCGTGCGCCCGGCGCAGATGGCCTTCGCCACGCTCGGCACCGGCCGGATCATGCTGCAGGGGTACGCGGCCACCGACCCCGGCTCGCCGAACTGGCGCGCGGTGCGCCCCGACGTGCTGCCCGGGCTCGCCACCGGCGACGGCGTGGTGATCTCGCGCGACATCGCCCGCACGCTCGGCGTCGGCGAGGGCGACCGGATCAGCCTGCCGACGCCGAGCGGCACCCGCACCGTGACGGTGCTCGAGGTGATCCCGTACTTCTCCGCCATCTCCGGCGTGGTCATGCTCGACCTCGACCACATGCGCGACTGGTACCAGCGCCCCGGCGAGACCATCCTCGCCGTCGACCTCGCGCCCGGCGCCGACCCCGCCGCGGTGCGCGCCGAACTCCAACGCGCGATCCCGCCCGAGCTGTACGTGACCTCGGGGGACGACTCGGTGGAGGCGATCTCGTCGAGCATGCGCCAGGGATCGGCGCTGAGCACCATGATCCTGTGGATCGTCGTGCTGGTCTCGACGGTGGCGCTGCTCAACACGCTCATGCTCTCGGTGCTGGAGCGGCGCAGGGAGCTGGGGGTGCTGCGGGCCATCGGCACCGGGCGCCGCTTCCTGCTGCGCTCGGTGCTGGCCGAGGCGGCCGGGATCGGGCTGGTCGGGGCCGTGCTCGGGCTCGCGGTCGGGGCGGCGGTGCAGTATCTGGCCACGCTGGCCATGGGGCACGCCATGACCATCGACATCGTCTACCGGCCCGGCGCGATCACGGTGCTGTACGGGGCCATCGCGCTCGGGCTGGCCATGCTCGGGGCGATTCCGCCCGCGCTGCGCGCGGCCCGGATGCCGGTGGTGGAGGCGCTGGCGGTCGACTGA